A stretch of the Actinomycetota bacterium genome encodes the following:
- a CDS encoding cupredoxin domain-containing protein, whose amino-acid sequence MMSIRILRHRIFVLLVLAAVLVAMLGGTALARQTIRARDNRFAPKRVSVSRNERVIWRNAGNNDHTVTAFGGGWSKDVRLDPGETTRFRFDQNGIYRYRCKIHANMDGRIRVG is encoded by the coding sequence ATGATGTCAATTCGTATCCTGAGACACCGGATCTTTGTGCTGCTTGTCTTGGCTGCCGTGCTCGTTGCCATGCTCGGCGGCACGGCGCTCGCGCGTCAAACCATCCGGGCTCGCGACAATCGCTTCGCCCCCAAGCGAGTGTCGGTGTCCCGAAACGAAAGGGTCATCTGGCGAAATGCCGGGAACAACGACCACACCGTCACCGCGTTCGGCGGCGGCTGGTCGAAGGACGTCAGGTTGGATCCTGGTGAGACCACCCGCTTCAGGTTCGATCAGAACGGGATCTACCGCTATCGCTGCAAGATCCACGCCAACATGGACGGAAGGATCCGCGTCGGCTGA
- a CDS encoding tetrahydrofolate dehydrogenase/cyclohydrolase catalytic domain-containing protein codes for MNVIDGNALAEELKASIEDELRVLRRSAVRPGLATVVFGEDYGALAYERHVHRLAEELEYRYVREHLAPNVELAEVVATIGKLNADPRVTGIIVLQPLPPQLPEAEINSALDPLKDIEAVHPVNAGLLAQGRPRFIPSTAAACFHILDSYAGSQGFDPSRFYRGRTLVVVGRSNGVGKPAQSLGLQRDATVVTCHSGTDEAGRLADFTRQADILIAATGVPALITGEMVREGVIALDVGINALKDHSTGEVHIVGDLDFERVGARAEAITPVPGGVGPVTDVWLVGNTLAAAATAARVESRFGERR; via the coding sequence ATGAACGTGATCGACGGCAACGCGCTGGCCGAGGAGCTCAAGGCGAGCATCGAGGACGAGCTGCGGGTCTTGCGGCGCTCGGCGGTCCGGCCGGGGCTCGCCACCGTGGTGTTCGGGGAGGACTACGGAGCGCTCGCGTACGAGCGGCACGTCCACCGCCTGGCCGAGGAGCTGGAGTACCGGTACGTGCGAGAGCACTTGGCCCCGAACGTGGAGCTCGCGGAGGTCGTCGCCACGATCGGCAAGCTGAACGCCGACCCTCGGGTCACGGGGATCATCGTCCTGCAGCCGCTGCCCCCGCAACTGCCTGAGGCCGAGATCAACTCCGCCTTGGACCCGCTCAAGGACATCGAGGCGGTCCACCCCGTCAACGCCGGTCTGCTCGCGCAGGGACGCCCCCGGTTCATCCCCTCCACGGCGGCCGCGTGCTTCCACATCCTGGACTCCTACGCTGGGTCGCAAGGCTTCGATCCGTCCCGGTTCTACCGCGGACGAACCCTCGTGGTGGTGGGACGCTCCAACGGCGTGGGCAAGCCAGCCCAATCGCTCGGCCTCCAGCGCGACGCGACGGTGGTCACCTGTCACTCCGGAACAGACGAGGCCGGCCGCCTCGCCGACTTCACGCGCCAGGCCGACATCCTCATCGCGGCGACCGGCGTGCCGGCGCTGATCACCGGGGAGATGGTCCGCGAGGGCGTGATCGCCCTCGACGTCGGCATCAATGCCCTGAAGGATCATTCGACGGGAGAGGTCCACATCGTTGGCGACCTGGACTTCGAACGTGTCGGAGCCCGAGCGGAGGCGATCACTCCGGTCCCGGGCGGCGTGGGGCCGGTCACGGACGTCTGGCTCGTCGGGAACACCCTCGCTGCCGCGGCCACGGCGGCGAGGGTGGAGTCTCGCTTCGGCGAGCGTCGCTGA
- a CDS encoding sigma-70 family RNA polymerase sigma factor has product MSNVPSPSISEASPDLLFEDFFVSQRQSLFTAVYLAIRDRTEAEEVTQDAFVRLLERWGDLGHVQDLEGYLFRVAFNLIRNRRRRSLAAVRRVFDRTERDELSAIEARDTVSRALDRLTPRQRAVLVLVDLSDRTTEETSQLLGIKPSTVRVLLARGRDGLREGVSRDDI; this is encoded by the coding sequence ATGAGCAACGTTCCGTCGCCCTCGATCTCGGAGGCAAGCCCCGATCTGCTCTTCGAGGACTTCTTCGTGTCTCAGCGCCAATCGCTGTTTACCGCTGTGTACCTGGCGATTCGTGACCGGACCGAAGCGGAGGAGGTTACTCAAGATGCCTTCGTGCGCCTCCTCGAGCGATGGGGGGACCTTGGTCACGTTCAGGACCTTGAGGGATATCTGTTCCGGGTCGCATTCAACCTGATCCGGAACAGACGTCGCAGGAGCCTGGCCGCCGTCCGCCGCGTCTTCGACCGGACCGAGCGCGACGAACTCTCGGCGATCGAGGCTCGCGACACCGTGTCGCGAGCTCTGGATCGGCTCACCCCGAGGCAGCGAGCGGTGCTTGTGTTGGTCGATCTCAGCGATCGAACCACGGAAGAGACGAGCCAGCTGCTTGGGATAAAGCCGTCTACGGTCCGCGTCCTGCTTGCACGAGGACGGGACGGCCTGAGGGAAGGAGTATCCCGTGACGACATCTGA